The following are encoded together in the Bdellovibrio sp. ArHS genome:
- a CDS encoding RDD family protein produces the protein MDIEKNHEKTNSQRAPLKREAPVPLIGPGIRRRRAPTPPAGSNKVQELFKDRRLNFDQGTGFHGGASRRQGYRLALWSWLASCIDALILISASCAFIAAFSLIMRTSLGSLLGTLTHSQHQLLFFAEVFFVFGWVYMISIRSLMGSTIGEWACDLRLGQPHERLQSGYILRVALRSTLILVTGVVTLPLLSLLLGKDLAGVLSGLRLFSLK, from the coding sequence ATGGACATTGAAAAAAATCACGAAAAGACCAATTCACAGCGGGCTCCTCTGAAAAGGGAAGCCCCTGTTCCGTTAATAGGCCCCGGGATTCGTCGCCGACGGGCGCCGACGCCTCCGGCCGGCTCTAATAAAGTTCAAGAATTATTCAAGGATCGCAGGCTGAATTTTGACCAGGGCACGGGATTTCATGGCGGAGCCTCACGACGCCAAGGCTACCGTCTGGCTCTTTGGTCGTGGCTGGCATCTTGCATCGATGCTCTGATTCTGATTTCAGCCAGTTGCGCCTTCATTGCCGCTTTTTCTTTGATCATGCGAACTTCCTTGGGGTCGCTATTGGGAACTTTGACTCACAGTCAGCATCAACTGCTATTTTTTGCTGAAGTGTTTTTTGTTTTTGGCTGGGTTTACATGATTTCCATTCGCAGCCTGATGGGTTCGACCATTGGCGAATGGGCGTGTGATTTACGTCTAGGTCAACCGCACGAGCGCTTACAGTCGGGTTATATCCTGCGTGTGGCCCTACGAAGCACATTGATTCTTGTGACAGGTGTGGTGACCTTGCCGCTGCTTTCTTTGCTTTTGGGGAAAGATCTGGCCGGGGTGCTTTCTGGTCTAAGACTGTTTTCTTTGAAGTAA
- a CDS encoding class I SAM-dependent RNA methyltransferase, whose translation MTNLLEKENFDHQTVVPCSYKDDCSGCQSLGVPYGAQIEAKKEQLKQLLSSFSLHSKSPIRAFSAGPAFLRDRLDFSLEEGRLGLYRKEQRQILDLPTCSQLSPELSAWLSDFREQFQWPFKKGSIRLRVGPQGHRGVWLDFANVDIKALLDEQTLLRRLQQQAFVEIGQRRKVPVWTGQEYKLRDPELHVWFQTWIENRPVDLYCQVASFTQPSLRANKIICDIINTWIQTFPRSRLIEFGSGIGNLTLPAAAVAESILACEIDELSLEGLRKTIECVPADLRSLQSKIQIHRGDFQKKLTEDFSRFDGVMANPPRSGLMGFLNPLGALSLAQRPRFFIYMSCFPESMARDMARLQDYGYELQETFIVDQFPQTHHYEVLGLLQRKQS comes from the coding sequence ATGACAAACCTGCTAGAAAAAGAAAACTTTGACCACCAGACTGTGGTGCCCTGCTCTTACAAAGACGATTGCTCAGGATGTCAATCCTTGGGAGTTCCTTATGGGGCCCAAATTGAAGCAAAAAAAGAACAACTAAAGCAATTACTTAGCTCTTTCAGTCTGCATTCAAAGTCGCCCATTCGGGCTTTCAGCGCAGGCCCGGCGTTTTTGCGGGACCGTCTTGATTTCAGCCTGGAAGAAGGGCGTCTGGGGCTTTATCGTAAGGAACAACGGCAGATTTTAGATCTTCCCACCTGCTCCCAACTGTCCCCTGAACTGAGTGCTTGGTTGAGTGACTTCCGTGAACAGTTCCAGTGGCCTTTCAAAAAGGGATCAATCCGCCTGCGCGTCGGCCCGCAAGGACACAGAGGTGTGTGGCTGGATTTTGCAAATGTCGATATTAAAGCACTTTTGGATGAGCAGACTTTGTTGCGAAGACTGCAACAACAGGCCTTCGTTGAGATCGGCCAAAGACGCAAAGTTCCGGTGTGGACGGGGCAAGAGTACAAACTGCGAGATCCTGAACTGCATGTGTGGTTTCAAACCTGGATAGAAAATCGCCCTGTGGATCTATATTGTCAGGTCGCAAGCTTCACCCAACCCAGTCTACGCGCGAATAAAATTATCTGTGACATTATCAATACGTGGATTCAAACCTTTCCACGCAGTCGCCTTATTGAATTTGGCTCAGGGATCGGAAATCTCACGCTTCCCGCAGCAGCAGTGGCCGAAAGCATTTTAGCCTGCGAGATTGATGAACTCTCGTTAGAGGGACTGCGTAAAACAATCGAATGCGTGCCTGCAGACCTGCGTTCTTTACAAAGTAAAATTCAAATTCATCGGGGAGATTTCCAAAAAAAACTCACTGAAGATTTTTCTCGTTTTGATGGGGTGATGGCGAACCCACCACGATCAGGACTGATGGGTTTTTTAAATCCTCTAGGAGCACTTTCACTTGCCCAGCGCCCGCGCTTTTTCATTTACATGTCGTGCTTCCCGGAATCCATGGCCAGAGACATGGCCCGCTTGCAGGATTATGGCTACGAGTTGCAGGAAACCTTTATTGTTGATCAGTTCCCGCAGACACATCATTATGAGGTTTTAGGATTACTTCAAAGAAAACAGTCTTAG